One Chrysiogenia bacterium DNA window includes the following coding sequences:
- the rpoB gene encoding DNA-directed RNA polymerase subunit beta: MSVSRIETAQLRRSYARIPRIIDVPNLIEVQKRSYDKFLQAGVAPEDRDDSGLQAVFKSVFPIRDFNKTASLEFVSYRLEEPKYDVDECHQRGMTYAAPLQVTVRLVVWDTNEETGAQTIRDVKEQEVYFGEIPLMTEHGTFIVNGTERVIVSQLHRSPGVFFDHDKGKHYSSGRLIYSARIIPYRGSWLDFEFDPKDLLHVRIDRRRKLPVSVLLKALGMNDEEILTEYYKTELVTYEGKKWFRKFEPELMLGQRAPRDIRDPETREVLIKKNRKINNRAIEKLHEAKITRLPFEDDELLGKVVAHDIVNPNTGEVIAECNQEVTEEILEQVRETKLESFEILYMDGHVHHSSLRDTLLVDKTITQEEALVEIYRRLRPGDPPMLETAKNLFESLFFNPERYDLSRVGRVKMNIKLGLEASVEQVTLDHRDIKEVIRYLLALKGGQGSIDDIDHLGNRRVRSVGELLENQYRIGLVRMERAIKERMSFHEVETLMPHDLINAKPVSAVVKEFFGSSQLSQFMDQTNPLSEVTHKRRLSALGPGGLTRERAGFEVRDVHPTHYGRICPVETPEGPNIGLIASLSTYARINDYGFIETPYRKVENGRVTGEVAYLSALEEEGHTIAQATHELGPDGAFVTETVQARRAGEFAFVPPEEVDLMDVGANQLVSVAAALIPFLENDDANRALMGSNMQRQAVPLLRTEAPLVGTGMEGTVARDSGVAISAKRDGIVEYVDANRIVVRATAEIAPFNDVGIDIYRMLKYQRSNQNTCLNQKPIVQIGEVVRKGQVLADGPATANGELALGQNLLVAFMPWGGYNFEDSILMSERVVAGDRYTSVHIEEFEAVARDTKLGPEEITRDIPNVGEEALADLDESGIVRIGAEVQAGSILVGKITPKGETQLSPEEKLLRAIFGEKAGDVRDTSLRVPPGVTGTVIDARVFTRKGVDKDQRLQEIEEAEVEKLELDKADEIRIIRRTANDKIYDLLKDKQVAENAYDADGNMVCKKGETLTAEVLEKLPGSKYRDIVLKDEEVNNQIRRSLDTVEERIALVKRHTDEKISRLKKGDELPPGVIKMVKVFVAIKRKLQVGDKMAGRHGNKGVVSRILPEEDMPYLEDGTPVEIVLNPLGVPSRMNVGQILETHIGWAARGMGAKIQKICDEYREKAAAELRTFFKDVYGKDYEKIFKGFDDDAVIDAAKKLSKGLHLGTPVFDGAHEPDITELMAKAGFDDTGQSRLIDGRTGEMFENPVTVGVMYVLKLHHLVDDKIHARSIGPYSLVTQQPLGGKAQFGGQRLGEMEVWALEAYGASFALQEFLTVKSDDIKGRNRMYEAIVKGEQVFEPGLPESFNVLVKELQSLALDVTLLEDDQPIPTTGS; this comes from the coding sequence ATGTCTGTTTCCCGCATTGAAACAGCGCAGCTCCGTAGGTCCTACGCGCGCATCCCTCGCATCATCGATGTACCCAATCTCATCGAGGTTCAGAAGCGTTCCTACGACAAGTTCCTCCAGGCGGGCGTTGCCCCTGAAGACCGCGATGATTCGGGTCTGCAGGCGGTGTTCAAAAGCGTCTTCCCCATCCGGGACTTCAACAAAACCGCATCCCTCGAATTCGTGAGCTATCGGCTTGAAGAGCCGAAGTACGACGTCGACGAGTGCCACCAGCGCGGCATGACCTATGCCGCCCCGCTGCAGGTCACCGTTCGGCTGGTCGTTTGGGACACGAACGAGGAAACCGGCGCGCAGACGATCCGCGACGTCAAGGAGCAGGAGGTCTACTTCGGTGAGATCCCGCTCATGACCGAGCACGGCACGTTCATCGTGAACGGCACCGAGCGCGTGATCGTCAGCCAGCTGCACCGCTCGCCCGGCGTGTTCTTCGACCACGACAAGGGCAAGCACTACTCCTCGGGCCGTCTGATCTACTCGGCGCGCATCATTCCCTACCGCGGTAGCTGGCTCGACTTCGAGTTCGATCCCAAGGACCTGCTGCACGTGCGCATCGACCGCCGGCGCAAGCTGCCGGTCTCGGTGCTGCTCAAGGCGCTGGGGATGAACGACGAGGAAATCCTCACCGAATACTACAAGACCGAACTTGTCACCTACGAAGGCAAGAAGTGGTTCCGCAAGTTCGAGCCCGAGCTGATGCTCGGTCAGCGTGCGCCGCGCGACATCCGTGACCCGGAAACGCGCGAGGTTCTCATCAAGAAGAATCGCAAGATCAACAATCGCGCGATCGAGAAACTGCACGAGGCCAAGATCACCCGTCTTCCCTTCGAGGACGACGAGCTGCTCGGCAAGGTCGTCGCCCACGACATCGTCAATCCCAACACCGGCGAAGTAATCGCCGAGTGTAACCAGGAAGTGACCGAAGAGATCCTCGAGCAGGTCCGCGAGACCAAGCTCGAATCCTTCGAGATCCTCTACATGGACGGTCACGTCCATCACTCCTCGCTGCGCGACACCCTGCTGGTCGACAAGACCATCACGCAGGAAGAAGCCCTCGTGGAGATTTACCGTCGCCTGCGTCCGGGCGATCCGCCCATGCTCGAGACGGCGAAGAACCTCTTCGAGTCCCTGTTCTTCAATCCCGAGCGCTACGACCTCTCGCGCGTGGGCCGTGTGAAGATGAACATCAAGCTGGGTCTGGAGGCTTCGGTCGAGCAGGTCACGCTCGATCATCGCGACATCAAGGAAGTCATCCGCTACCTGCTGGCCCTCAAGGGCGGGCAGGGCAGCATCGACGACATCGATCACCTTGGTAATCGCCGCGTGCGCAGCGTGGGCGAGTTGCTGGAAAACCAGTACCGCATCGGTCTCGTTCGCATGGAGCGCGCCATCAAGGAACGCATGAGCTTCCACGAAGTGGAAACCCTCATGCCCCACGACCTGATCAACGCCAAGCCCGTCTCGGCAGTGGTCAAGGAGTTCTTCGGGTCCTCGCAGCTCTCGCAGTTCATGGACCAGACGAACCCGCTCTCGGAAGTGACGCATAAGCGCCGCCTCTCGGCCCTGGGACCCGGCGGTCTGACGCGCGAGCGCGCGGGCTTCGAAGTCCGCGACGTCCATCCGACTCACTACGGCCGCATCTGCCCGGTCGAGACGCCCGAAGGACCGAACATCGGTCTGATCGCCTCGCTCTCGACCTATGCGCGCATCAACGACTACGGCTTTATTGAAACCCCGTATCGCAAGGTCGAAAACGGCCGCGTGACGGGCGAGGTGGCCTACCTCTCCGCTCTGGAGGAAGAGGGCCACACCATCGCGCAGGCCACCCACGAGCTTGGCCCCGACGGCGCCTTTGTCACCGAAACCGTGCAGGCCCGTCGCGCTGGTGAATTCGCTTTCGTTCCGCCCGAGGAAGTCGACCTCATGGACGTGGGCGCCAACCAGCTCGTCTCCGTGGCCGCGGCGCTCATCCCGTTCCTCGAGAACGACGATGCCAACCGCGCGCTCATGGGTTCGAACATGCAGCGCCAGGCTGTGCCGCTTCTCCGCACGGAGGCCCCGCTCGTGGGCACCGGCATGGAAGGCACCGTCGCCCGCGACTCGGGCGTGGCCATTTCCGCCAAGCGTGACGGCATCGTCGAATACGTCGACGCCAACCGCATTGTGGTTCGCGCCACCGCGGAGATCGCTCCGTTCAACGACGTGGGCATCGACATCTACCGGATGCTGAAATACCAGCGTTCGAACCAGAACACCTGCCTCAATCAGAAGCCCATCGTTCAGATCGGCGAGGTTGTGCGCAAGGGCCAGGTTCTTGCCGACGGTCCGGCGACTGCCAACGGCGAGCTCGCGCTGGGGCAGAACCTGCTCGTGGCCTTCATGCCGTGGGGTGGTTACAACTTCGAAGACTCCATCCTCATGAGCGAGCGCGTCGTTGCCGGCGATCGTTACACCTCGGTCCATATCGAGGAGTTCGAGGCCGTTGCCCGGGACACCAAGCTCGGTCCCGAGGAAATCACCCGCGACATTCCCAACGTCGGTGAAGAAGCACTTGCCGATCTCGATGAGAGCGGCATCGTACGCATCGGCGCCGAAGTCCAGGCCGGTTCGATTCTCGTGGGCAAGATCACGCCCAAGGGTGAGACCCAGCTCTCGCCCGAAGAGAAACTGCTTCGCGCCATCTTCGGTGAGAAGGCCGGCGACGTGCGTGACACCTCGCTTCGCGTTCCGCCGGGCGTGACGGGCACCGTCATCGACGCCCGCGTCTTCACCCGCAAGGGCGTCGACAAGGACCAGCGTCTGCAGGAGATCGAGGAAGCCGAAGTCGAGAAACTCGAACTCGACAAGGCCGACGAAATCCGCATCATTCGCCGCACGGCCAATGACAAGATTTACGATCTGCTCAAGGACAAGCAGGTTGCCGAAAACGCCTACGATGCCGACGGCAACATGGTGTGCAAGAAGGGTGAGACCCTGACTGCCGAAGTGCTCGAGAAACTTCCCGGTTCGAAGTATCGCGACATCGTCCTCAAGGACGAAGAGGTCAACAACCAGATCCGTCGCTCGCTCGATACCGTTGAGGAGCGCATTGCCCTCGTCAAGCGTCACACCGACGAGAAGATCTCGCGCCTCAAGAAGGGCGACGAACTTCCCCCGGGCGTGATCAAGATGGTGAAGGTCTTTGTTGCCATCAAGCGCAAGCTGCAGGTCGGCGACAAGATGGCCGGTCGCCACGGCAACAAGGGTGTCGTCTCGCGCATTCTTCCTGAAGAGGACATGCCCTACCTCGAAGACGGCACGCCCGTTGAGATCGTGCTCAACCCGCTCGGCGTTCCCTCGCGCATGAACGTGGGACAGATCCTGGAGACTCACATCGGCTGGGCCGCACGCGGCATGGGCGCGAAGATCCAGAAGATCTGCGACGAATACCGCGAGAAGGCTGCGGCCGAGCTGCGTACCTTCTTCAAGGACGTTTACGGCAAGGACTACGAGAAGATCTTCAAGGGCTTCGACGACGATGCCGTCATCGACGCCGCCAAGAAGCTCAGCAAGGGTCTGCACCTTGGAACGCCCGTATTCGACGGCGCGCACGAGCCCGACATCACCGAGCTGATGGCCAAAGCCGGCTTCGACGATACCGGGCAGTCGCGTCTGATTGACGGCCGCACCGGCGAGATGTTCGAGAACCCGGTCACCGTGGGCGTCATGTACGTGCTCAAACTCCATCACCTTGTCGATGACAAGATCCACGCCCGTTCGATTGGGCCGTACTCGCTCGTCACCCAGCAGCCGCTGGGCGGCAAGGCGCAGTTCGGCGGCCAGCGTCTGGGCGAGATGGAAGTGTGGGCGCTCGAGGCCTACGGCGCGTCGTTTGCGCTCCAGGAATTCCTGACGGTCAAGTCCGACGACATCAAGGGTCGCAACCGGATGTACGAGGCCATCGTCAAGGGCGAGCAGGTGTTCGAACCGGGCCTTCCCGAGTCGTTCAACGTGCTCGTCAAGGAGCTCCAGTCGCTGGCGCTCGACGTCACCCTGCTCGAAGACGATCAGCCGATCCCGACGACGGGAAGCTGA
- the rplL gene encoding 50S ribosomal protein L7/L12, translated as MAISREDIVNALKEMPLLEVAELVKDLEETFGVSAAAPVAVAAAPAAGGEAAAEKSEFDVVLASAGGNKISVIKAVREATGLGLKEAKALVDGAPAPVKEGAKKEDAEALKAKLEEAGATVELK; from the coding sequence ATGGCTATTAGCCGCGAAGACATTGTGAATGCACTCAAGGAAATGCCGCTGCTCGAAGTAGCGGAACTCGTGAAGGATCTCGAAGAGACCTTCGGCGTTTCGGCTGCCGCTCCGGTCGCCGTTGCTGCCGCCCCGGCTGCCGGTGGCGAAGCTGCCGCCGAGAAGAGCGAGTTTGACGTGGTTCTGGCGAGCGCCGGCGGAAACAAGATTTCCGTCATCAAGGCCGTTCGTGAGGCCACCGGCCTTGGGCTCAAGGAAGCCAAGGCGCTCGTCGACGGCGCTCCCGCCCCCGTCAAGGAAGGCGCGAAGAAGGAAGACGCCGAGGCCCTCAAGGCCAAGCTGGAAGAAGCAGGCGCGACTGTCGAGCTCAAGTAG
- a CDS encoding 50S ribosomal protein L10: protein MVQAVKKIVKTEVKEAFVEDLKKQITEGGTLVMVTYQGLTVEESSELRDKLRAVGGSFRVVKNTMLRRAVAGTDLEGLQEHCFGSTAIMISGAEDPVTPVKELVTFAKTHEVIQVKAGGLEGRVMSEAEVIALSKLPSKEELLAKMLGSINAPASNLVGALSGVARNLVYALKAIHDHKAAA from the coding sequence ATGGTACAGGCCGTAAAGAAGATCGTAAAAACCGAAGTCAAGGAAGCCTTCGTCGAGGATCTCAAGAAGCAGATCACCGAAGGTGGAACCCTCGTGATGGTGACCTACCAGGGCCTGACCGTCGAGGAGTCCAGCGAGCTGCGTGACAAGCTGCGTGCAGTGGGCGGCAGCTTCCGCGTGGTGAAAAACACCATGCTGCGTCGCGCCGTTGCCGGCACCGACCTCGAAGGCCTGCAGGAGCACTGCTTCGGCTCGACCGCAATCATGATCAGCGGCGCCGAGGATCCGGTCACGCCGGTCAAGGAGCTTGTCACCTTTGCCAAGACCCACGAGGTCATCCAGGTCAAGGCCGGCGGGCTCGAAGGCCGCGTGATGAGCGAGGCCGAAGTGATCGCGCTCTCCAAGCTCCCCAGCAAGGAAGAGCTGCTTGCCAAGATGCTCGGCTCCATCAATGCACCGGCCAGCAACCTGGTCGGCGCGCTCTCGGGCGTTGCCCGCAACCTGGTCTACGCACTCAAGGCGATTCACGACCACAAAGCCGCTGCCTGA